The Colletotrichum higginsianum IMI 349063 chromosome 2, whole genome shotgun sequence genome has a segment encoding these proteins:
- a CDS encoding CoA-transferase family III, whose protein sequence is MAAAAIADLRHGYQARREIEVDMARTACFLISAYLTTVDGMDKAHPNVKSKIPDTDLNQAQSILYRRLSANLYETKNAGEYYHLHGSLEASKALNMIGLPAFNPELQGYDECIKIIEAAMKRFTGQELDDMNRKEGQAGVPVLKKEQFLDTPHGKALEQLPPLTVKSIESTTPPAPFESQHSTSRAEQCLSGIRVLELCRVIAGPTIGRSLAAHGASVLKVTSSQLPDVPFFQVDVNTGKHTTSLHLKDPKDRATFDSLLASADVILDGYRPGVVDRLGYGPEKLAAIAAKRGKGFVYVAEDCFGGSELGVAEAEWAGRPGWQQIADCVTGVAWEQGHFMGLDAPVVPPFPMSDYGTGALGAVAAMAGLYRRATEGGSWACRTSLCQYDIFLLSLGAYSPEVQARLRKTHDPAFFDLKHHDSVDEVSKRALRSVKRLHPGLFSEDLMHTAWSQGFGAEVRWPREAVRVEGLQVGHSRASRPNGADAPSWEDWEVQDEIVRAW, encoded by the exons atggccgccgccgccattgcAGATCTTCGGCACGGGTATCAAGCCCGTAGAGAGATCGAGGTCGACATGGCACGTACAGCGTGCTTCTTGATATCGGCCTATCTCACGACAGTCGACGGCATGGATAAGGCCCACCCCAATGTGAAATCCAAAATTCCAG ATACCGACTTGAACCAAGCGCAGTCCATCCTCTACAGGCGTCTCTCGGCGAACCTGTACGAAACCAAGAATGCCGGCGAATACTACCACCTCCACGGGTCACTCGAGGCTTCCAAGGCCCTGAACATGATCGGCCTGCCCGCTTTCAACCCAGAGCTTCAGGGCTACGACGAGTGTATCAAGATCATCGAGGCCGCGATGAAACGCTTCACTGGGCAAGAACTGGACGACATGAACCGCAAAGAAGGCCAGGCCGGGGTTCCAGTGCTCAAGAAGGAACAGTTTCTAGACACGCCGCACGGCAAAGCGCTCGAGCAACTTCCACCCCTGACCGTCAAGTCGATCGAGTCCACCACGCCACCAGCCCCCTTCGAGTCCCAGCACAGCACTTCGCGGGCCGAGCAGTGCCTCAGCGGAATTAGGGTACTGGAACTCTGTCGTGTCATAGCTGGCCCAACCATCGGCCGTTCTTTGGCGGCCCACGGCGCTTCGGTCCTCAAGGTGACCTCATCACAACTTCCAGACGTCCCCTTTTTCCAGGTAGATGTCAACACCGGGAAGCATACCACTTCCCTACACCTGAAAGACCCGAAAGACCGCGCCACATTCGACTCGCTCCTCGCCAGCGCGGACGTCATCCTGGACGGCTACCGACCAGGCGTTGTGGACCGTCTGGGCTACGGGCCCGAAAAACTGGCCGCCATTGCCGCAAAACGCGGCAAGGGCTTCGTGTACGTCGCAGAAGACTGCTTCGGCGGATCGGAGTTGGgcgtggcggaggcggagtGGGCGGGGCGCCCGGGATGGCAGCAAATCGCGGACTGCGTCACCGGCGTCGCTTGGGAACAGGGTCACTTCATGGGTCTAGACGCGCCCGTTGTGCCCCCCTTTCCCATGTCCGACTATGGCACCGGCGCCCtgggcgccgttgccgcaATGGCGGGCTTGTACAGGCGCGCGACGGAGGGTGGCTCGTGGGCCTGCCGGACCAGCCTGTGCCAGTACGACATCTTCCTCCTGTCGTTGGGCGCGTATTCGCCCGAGGTCCAGGCCCGCCTGCGCAAGACGCACGAcccggccttcttcgacctCAAGCACCACGACTCCGTGGACGAGGTCAGCAAGCGGGCCCTGCGCAGTGTGAAGCGTCTCCATCCAGGCCTTTTCTCGGAGGATCTGATGCACACCGCGTGGAGCCAGGGGTTTGGTGCGGAGGTGAGGTGGCCGAGGGAGGCCGTGAGGGTTGAGGGGCTGCAGGTCGGGCACAGCCGGGCTTCGAGGCCTAACGGGGCCGATGCGCCTTCGTGGGAGGATTGGGAGGTACAAGATGAAATTGTCAGGGCATGGTGA
- a CDS encoding UMTA protein, with product MVATKEAAVSPNPLPANGQETITADPIVEDDNATEADLASIHTSSSVSLSESITEYRRIHGRTYTQKTDYWGPNDERQNQGLDLAPKVGINSTGLPLDGASHLTRCTGSTRCWYWHGDLGHADHEARSDFADGFPSAEVTGVDISPIQPGWVPPNCKFHIDDIEKPWTWPAEHFDFVHVKHLEGSVADWPRLYGRAFTHLKPGGYIELREVDIEGRSQTLGELGDGHIYKRWAKVMLEAMGRLGKTGTQARDHGIARNLASAGFVDIVEKKWSAPIGRWPRDPVLKEIGACHLQFLDESLEGFGTFLLKEVMRWGDPEILAFMGEMRKALKDPRLQSYLTLHLVYARKPERSEETQEKAVTAAVA from the exons ATGGTTGCAACCAAAGAGGCGGCAGTATCGCCCAACCCTCTCCCGGCCAACGGCCAGGAAACCATCACCGCG GATCCCATAGTCGAAGATGACAACGCAACGGAGGCGGATCTCGCAAG CATCCACACGTCCTCGAGCGTCTCGTTGAGTGAAAGCATCACCGAGTATCGGCGGATCCATGGTCGCACTTATACCCAGAAGACCGACTACTGGGGCCCGAATGACGAGAGGCAGAACCAAGGCCTGGACCTGGC TCCCAAGGTCGGTATAAACTCGACAGGATTGCCCCTCGACGGAGCATCACATCTCACACGTTGTACAGGAAGTACTCGATGTTGGTACTGGCACGGGGATTTGGGCCAT GCTGACCACGAGGCACGCAGCGACTTTGCTGATGGATTCCCTTCCGCGGAGGTCACGGGGGTCGACATCTCGCCCATCCAGCCCGGATGGGTCCCACCCAACTGCAAGTTTCACATTGACGACATCGAGAAGCCCTGGACGTGGCCGGCCGAGCACTTTGACTTCGTGCACGTCAAGCACCTCGAGGGCAGCGTTGCGGACTGGCCGAGGCTGTACGGGCGGGCCTTCACCCACCTCAAGCCGGGCGGCTACATCGAGCTGAGGGAGGTCGACATCGAGGGCCGCTCCCAGACCCtgggcgagctgggcgacggcCACATCTACAAGAGATGGGCCAAGGTGATGCTCGAGGCCATGGGGAGGCTCGGCAAGACCGGGACCCAGGCCCGGGACCACGGCATCGCCAGAAACCTCGCGTCGGCCGGGTTCGTCGACATCGTGGAGAAGAAGTGGTCCGCGCCCATCGGGCGCTGGCCAAGAGATCCCGTCCTCAAGGAGATCGGCGCCTGCCACCTCCAGTTCCTCGACGAGTCGCTGGAAGGGTTCGGGACGTTCCTGCTCAAGGAGGTGATGCGGTGGGGGGATCCCGAGATCCTCGCGTTCATGGGCGAGATGCGCAAGGCCCTCAAGGACCCGAGGCTCCAGTCGTACCTGACGCT GCATCTGGTCTACGCTCGCAAGCCGGAGCGGTCTGAGGAGACACAGGAGAAGGCAGTCACGGCAGCTGTGGCCTGA
- a CDS encoding Biotin-requiring enzyme, with product MPALSPTMTEGNIASWKVKEGEAFSAGDVLLEIETDKATMDVEAQDDGVMFKITTSDGAKGVQVGTRIAVIAEPGDDLSSLEVPADERASASASKPAADNEAPKSDTAERREAPQGESRAPKTSGGKAREQRYPLLPSVQSLVNAHGLDKDAVSRIEPTGPNGRLLKGDVLAYLGTINAETPSKIMDRAVKMSKLDLSNIKIAPKKEAAPQKAAEKKVAEAPAPVDSQVALPVSLSKVLEAQKRIQSTLGVFMPISTFVARAAEVANDDLPPSVRKPTADELFNQVLGLDKLSPRGSRGYYLPQVSALPEPSLLAARPARRSSSDIIDLLAAPAKKAAAPKAAAARQTPSISSGTNLFSVTVPQGDEKRAKVFLERVKLILEEEPGRLVL from the coding sequence ATGCCCGCCCTCTCTCCGACCATGACGGAGGGCAACATCGCCAGCTGgaaggtcaaggagggcgaggcctTCTCTGCCGGCGACGTGCTCCTCGAGATCGAGACCGATAAGGCCACAAtggacgtcgaggcccaGGACGATGGCGTCATGTTCAAGATCACCACCTCCGACGGCGCCAAGGGCGTCCAGGTCGGCACCCGCATCGCCGTTATCGCCGAGCCCGGCGATGacctctcctccctcgaGGTCCCCGCCGATGAGCGGGcttccgcctcggcctccaaGCCTGCCGCCGACAATGAAGCCCCCAAGAGCGACACCGCCGAACGCCGCGAGGCACCCCAGGGCGAGAGCCGCGCCCCCAAGACATCGGGCGGCAAGGCCCGCGAGCAGAGAtaccccctcctcccctcgGTCCAGTCTCTCGTCAACGCCCacggcctcgacaaggacgccGTCAGCAGGATCGAGCCCACAGGCCCCAACGGCCGCCTACTCAAGGGCGACGTCCTTGCCTACCTGGGCACCATCAACGCCGAGACCCCGAGCAAGATCATGGACCGCGCCGTCAAGATGTCCAAGCTCGACCTCAGCAACATCAAGATCGCgcccaagaaggaggccgcaCCTcagaaggccgccgagaagaaggtcgccgaggccccCGCCCCCGTGGACTCCCAGGTCGCCCTCCCCGTCTCCCTGtccaaggtcctcgaggcccagaAGCGCATCCAGTCGAccctcggcgtcttcatGCCCATCTCCACCttcgtcgcccgcgccgccgaggtcgccaacgacgacctGCCGCCCTCGGTCCGCAAGcccaccgccgacgagctcttcaaccaggtcctcggcctcgacaagctctCGCCCCGCGGCTCCCGGGGCTACTACCTGCCCCAGGTCTCCGCTCTCCCCGAGCCCTCTCTCCTGGCGGCCCGCCCTGCCAGGCGGTCGTCTTCCGACATcatcgacctcctcgccgcgcccgccaagaaggccgccgcgccaaaggccgctgccgctcgCCAAACCCCCAGCATTTCGTCTGGAACCAACCTATTCAGCGTGACGGTGCCccagggcgacgagaagcGCGCCAAGGTGTTCCTGGAGAGGGTCAAGTTGATCTTGGAGGAGGAACCCGGCAGGCTTGTTCTGTGA